GCGTAACCAGTTTTGCCAATCGCGTTCCGCATTCTTCCAAATCACTTTAGATAGCATGGCTGCTTTGTGAGTGAAAAGGATACTTTCAATTTGTTTTTGTTTATCAGTCATGCGCATTGCTCCTTTCTCAAACTATAAAAAAACATGATACTCACCGTATCATGTTTTAATACTATTATATCGAATAATTCTTTGATAAACACTACAAATTTACTTTTTGGATGGAAAATTTGTGATTTCTTCGCCACGATTTTGTAAATTTTCAATGTGAGACTGTAATCTTTTAAAATTAGGATCGATATCTGATTGGAATTCACCAATCATTGTTTTAACTTCATCTCCAATTGAGCCGGCTACAGTTTGACTTTCCGTTTTAATGTCATTCACATAGCTTAAAATATCACTGAAACTACGTTTAATATTGTTGATTTCTTTTTCTAAATCTGATTTAGGTTTTTCTACAGTTGTACTTTCGATACGTGTTCCACTGTCACGTTTCATTAACGCGACGCCAAGTCCAGTTGCAACACCTGCAGCAAGGCCTAAAGTAATTTGTAAGGCTCTCATACTTTTCCTCCTCTGAAGCACTTTTAATATTTCATACCCATTATAACTGATATTTATGCATAAATTGTTGTAGTGCGATTTATTGTTGTATTTTATTTGCAATTTGTTTCGCTATACTAGCTTTAGCTTCATCATTAAACACATCTTCGTGCGTTTCCCAATGGTACTCAAAACCATCTATATCGTTTTTATAGCGTGGAATGAGGTGAAAATGAATATGAAAAACAGATTGTGATGCGTATTCTCCATTATTTTGTACTATATTTAAGCCATCTGGATTGAAAGCTTCTTTTATCGCATTCGCAACGATAGGTAACGCTTCACCAATATGCTTCATCGTTTCAGCGTCTGTTTCATAAATATTTGCTGAAGGTTTTTTCGGTATAAGTAAGGTATGTCCTTTTGATAATTGTGAGATATCTAAAAAAGCATAGACATAGTCATTTTCATAAACTTTAAAACTTGGAATATCGCCATCGATAATTTTTGAAAAAATTGTTTCAGCCATTATTTTCGCTCCTATCATTTTTTAATCATTATAGCATTAGTTCATCATTCTGTAACGTTTCAACAGCGTTTATAAATAGCAAAATCTATTTATTTTATGTACAATAAATCTCACGGAGGTGCAGGATAATGACTGTACAAGTTACTAATTTAACTGGTGGTTATGGAAAAACACCGATTATAAAAAATATCAACTTTTCACTTAAACCTGGAGAAATTGTTGGCTTAATTGGATTAAATGGCGCAGGTAAAAGTACAACAATTAAACATCTTTTAGGATTGCTTACACCAACGGAAGGGGAAATGTCGATTTCTAATATAAATATTAATGATGATATTGAAGCATATCGTCGTCGATTATCTTATATTCCTGAATCACCTGTCATTTATGATACATTAACATTGAAAGAACATATCGAAATGACTGCGATGGCATATAACATTGACGTTAACACTGCAATGACGCGTGCAATACCACTATTAAAATCATTCCGCTTAGAAGACCAATTGGACATTTTTCCAAGCCATTTCTCTAAAGGGATGAAACAAAAAGTGATGATTATTTGTGCGTTTATTGTTGATCCAGATTTATACATTATTGATGAACCCTTTTTAGGTCTTGATCCATTAGGCATACAAGCGATGCTCGATTTAATGGAGTCAAAAAAACATGAAGGCCGCACAGTACTCATGAGTACACATATTTTAGCAACCGCTGAAAGGTATTGTGATCGATTTATCATTTTAGATCAAGGTCAAATCGTTGCTATGGGAGATTTAGATGAATTGCGCCAACAAACACAAATGCCAAATCACACACTTGATGAGATTTATATTAAAGTGACACATCAAGGAGCGTCATTATGAATAATGTAAAAGCATTATATCGGTCAAGACAACGAAAAGACTTTGAAGAAAAACGCTATTACAATAAATTTATCTTTAATGGTCACTTTTCAGTATTCCTTGTCATTTTATTAGGCGCATTCATTTTAGGTTACGGTGAATGGTTGCGTGCGATTCCAAAAGGTATTAACTATTTACTAATTATGTCAATATTATTAAGTTTGACTTCACTGTTTCCATTAAAAACGCGTTTGCTTGAAGCAGACCAACTTTTTTTACTCCCATTTGAAAATAATATGATGTATTATATGAAACGTTGTGTACTATCTAGTTATTTGTCACGTTTACCATTACACATCATTATGCTTATCATATTCTATCCATTATTCCATACCTTATATCCTAACGATACGTTACACTTTATTGTGCTTATCATTTTAGCACTCTTTTTACCTTTTTTAGGACTCATGTTACGTTGGCAATGGTATCTATATGGACTGGAAAATTGGTCTATTAATTTACTGTTATTTATATTAATTTTATCTGGTTATTATGTTTGGATAGACGGCAAATCATACATGGGGCTTGCAAGCGTTCTTTTTATTATTGGACTCATCATATTGTTGAAAAATATGAATACTAAAAAACGTTTTCCATGGTATTTTATGGTGAACCAAGCACATCAACATCAAGCGAATTATTATAAATTTGTAAACATGTTTACAGATGTAAAAGGGTTAACTGCGCCATCTTCTAGACGTAAATATTTGGATGTATTTTTGCGTAAACCGAAGCAAATGACGAGTGATACAATGTATTTATATTTGTTCAAACGGCACTTTCTTCGAGGTAAAGATGCATTTCATTTAACATTACGATTAGGTATAATTGTCGCATCTTTAATGATATGGTTACATCAACCTATTGTTAGTTTGATTATTGGTAGTTTAGGAATGTATATCATCATTTTACAAATGTCGCAATTTTATACACAAGAAGCTTATGGTATATGGCCACAAGTGTGGCCGGTATCTGATTTAAAGGTGATACAAGGATATCAAACATTTTTATATCACACAGTTGTTGTTGTTGGCATAGTATTAAGCCTTACTTTTATGATTTCAAACTTACAATATGCCTATGCAGTAGTTGTCTTTTTTATAGTAGGGATTTTAACAGTAAGAGCAACTATCAAAAAATTAAAATATCAAGAAACGTTATTGCGCGATTAATAAAAGAGGAA
The sequence above is a segment of the Staphylococcus hyicus genome. Coding sequences within it:
- a CDS encoding YtxH domain-containing protein, giving the protein MRALQITLGLAAGVATGLGVALMKRDSGTRIESTTVEKPKSDLEKEINNIKRSFSDILSYVNDIKTESQTVAGSIGDEVKTMIGEFQSDIDPNFKRLQSHIENLQNRGEEITNFPSKK
- a CDS encoding HIT family protein is translated as MAETIFSKIIDGDIPSFKVYENDYVYAFLDISQLSKGHTLLIPKKPSANIYETDAETMKHIGEALPIVANAIKEAFNPDGLNIVQNNGEYASQSVFHIHFHLIPRYKNDIDGFEYHWETHEDVFNDEAKASIAKQIANKIQQ
- the ecsA gene encoding ABC transporter ATP-binding protein EcsA, whose translation is MTVQVTNLTGGYGKTPIIKNINFSLKPGEIVGLIGLNGAGKSTTIKHLLGLLTPTEGEMSISNININDDIEAYRRRLSYIPESPVIYDTLTLKEHIEMTAMAYNIDVNTAMTRAIPLLKSFRLEDQLDIFPSHFSKGMKQKVMIICAFIVDPDLYIIDEPFLGLDPLGIQAMLDLMESKKHEGRTVLMSTHILATAERYCDRFIILDQGQIVAMGDLDELRQQTQMPNHTLDEIYIKVTHQGASL
- the ecsB gene encoding ABC transporter permease EcsB produces the protein MNNVKALYRSRQRKDFEEKRYYNKFIFNGHFSVFLVILLGAFILGYGEWLRAIPKGINYLLIMSILLSLTSLFPLKTRLLEADQLFLLPFENNMMYYMKRCVLSSYLSRLPLHIIMLIIFYPLFHTLYPNDTLHFIVLIILALFLPFLGLMLRWQWYLYGLENWSINLLLFILILSGYYVWIDGKSYMGLASVLFIIGLIILLKNMNTKKRFPWYFMVNQAHQHQANYYKFVNMFTDVKGLTAPSSRRKYLDVFLRKPKQMTSDTMYLYLFKRHFLRGKDAFHLTLRLGIIVASLMIWLHQPIVSLIIGSLGMYIIILQMSQFYTQEAYGIWPQVWPVSDLKVIQGYQTFLYHTVVVVGIVLSLTFMISNLQYAYAVVVFFIVGILTVRATIKKLKYQETLLRD